A genome region from Thermococcus onnurineus NA1 includes the following:
- a CDS encoding ATP-binding protein, protein MSREETIAQIVMDYLNLSVEGVERELRVSEDIRINKAITIIGPRRAGKTFYILQKFSKLRKAGKAAVFFPLDDDRIYPPTPDDLSTLVRVFYELFPDADEKYLFLDEIQNVPNWELFVKRVMERDGFRVYLTGSSSKLLSREIATALRGRTLTFEMLPFSFREFLRAKGIEVGRYLSTREEAVVKTLLREYLEFGGFPEVVLIEDTYLKRKTLSEYVDVMLYRDVVERHGVKNLKAVRLFLKLLITSFAKEFSVNRTARYMKGIGVDVSKNTLYSYFDYFEEAYVIFPLKKFSYNLREVEKSLPKVYVVDTGLINAYSLRFGETIGRLIENAVFLELRRREKELYYFKDERGREVDFLVKDGKDISELIQVSYSLEAPETFEREISALVNASEKLDCENLTIINWNRDDILEVGGKKVRLIPLWKFLLGGEGNDSP, encoded by the coding sequence ATGAGCCGCGAGGAAACGATAGCCCAAATTGTGATGGACTATCTCAATCTCAGCGTTGAAGGTGTCGAGCGTGAGCTGAGGGTTTCTGAGGACATCCGAATAAACAAAGCAATAACAATAATCGGCCCAAGAAGGGCTGGAAAGACTTTCTACATTCTTCAAAAGTTTTCCAAACTGAGGAAGGCTGGTAAAGCAGCCGTCTTCTTCCCTCTCGACGATGACAGGATATACCCTCCAACGCCCGATGACCTTTCAACTCTCGTGAGGGTGTTCTACGAGCTCTTCCCGGATGCCGACGAGAAGTACCTTTTTCTCGACGAGATTCAGAACGTCCCCAACTGGGAGCTTTTCGTTAAGCGTGTCATGGAACGTGATGGGTTCAGGGTTTACTTAACCGGCTCCTCTTCAAAACTCCTCAGCAGGGAGATAGCAACGGCCCTTCGGGGAAGAACTCTAACATTCGAGATGCTACCCTTCAGCTTCCGAGAGTTCCTTAGAGCGAAGGGGATTGAGGTGGGTAGGTATCTCTCGACGAGAGAAGAGGCGGTTGTCAAGACTCTTCTGAGGGAATACCTAGAGTTCGGCGGCTTTCCAGAGGTTGTTCTTATCGAGGACACATACCTAAAGCGGAAAACGCTTTCCGAGTATGTGGATGTGATGCTGTATCGCGACGTTGTTGAAAGGCACGGGGTAAAGAATTTAAAAGCTGTGAGGCTGTTCCTGAAGCTTCTCATAACGTCCTTTGCCAAGGAGTTCTCGGTGAACCGAACGGCTAGGTACATGAAGGGCATTGGCGTGGACGTCAGCAAGAACACCCTATACAGCTACTTCGACTACTTTGAAGAAGCTTACGTGATCTTCCCGCTCAAGAAATTTTCCTACAACCTGAGGGAGGTTGAGAAGAGCCTTCCCAAGGTCTACGTCGTTGATACGGGTTTGATAAACGCCTACTCGCTTCGCTTCGGGGAGACCATTGGTAGGCTCATCGAGAACGCCGTTTTCCTTGAACTTAGAAGACGTGAGAAGGAGCTCTACTACTTCAAGGACGAGCGCGGGAGAGAGGTTGATTTCCTCGTGAAGGATGGAAAGGATATCTCGGAGCTCATACAGGTCAGTTATTCACTTGAAGCCCCCGAAACGTTCGAACGAGAGATCTCGGCACTGGTGAATGCCTCGGAGAAACTCGACTGCGAAAACCTAACGATAATAAACTGGAACAGAGATGACATTCTTGAGGTCGGAGGGAAAAAGGTCAGGCTCATCCCTCTCTGGAAGTTCCTGCTTGGAGGTGAAGGTAATGATTCACCTTAG